In one Pasteuria penetrans genomic region, the following are encoded:
- a CDS encoding transposase, which yields MCRQTSEEGGRVLRTTDQSYSTAEQRDKMEQPGYKEKGNRRAAVEGVCSSMKNRFQAAKMKVRGKMRVARAMMAKGSAYH from the coding sequence ATGTGCCGCCAAACCTCTGAAGAGGGGGGAAGGGTCCTGCGCACCACAGATCAGTCCTATTCAACGGCGGAACAACGAGACAAAATGGAGCAACCGGGGTACAAAGAGAAGGGGAATCGTCGTGCAGCTGTGGAGGGGGTTTGTTCTTCCATGAAGAACCGTTTTCAGGCCGCCAAAATGAAGGTGCGTGGTAAGATGAGGGTGGCACGGGCCATGATGGCAAAAGGATCTGCTTATCATTGA
- a CDS encoding transposase: MRLLNPTKNVRSRVTKSCTDILSSLRKAGMSVKKISKLSNDILRSKISCSTVSKLLMVHLNEENRGFNEEPIRNPHEIRTVKVDAYYKPVRGFGKVAVYVIKASRKNTSGIKTDEVLSSLVNLPETAETWYEALQNVYDRGLRMDPDTLFIADGHKGIRKALSQVYPQAGFQGCQFHKMMNLYQAFRKDRPRKKGVKWEPIRSWIYQDIFHVLDKKEALHGFDML; this comes from the coding sequence CTGCGGTTACTAAACCCTACAAAAAATGTACGAAGTCGTGTTACGAAGTCGTGTACAGATATTCTTTCCTCCTTACGTAAGGCTGGTATGTCCGTAAAAAAAATATCCAAATTGTCGAATGATATTCTGCGATCAAAAATCTCATGCTCCACTGTGTCAAAATTACTTATGGTACATCTGAATGAAGAGAATAGGGGATTCAATGAGGAACCCATAAGAAACCCGCATGAGATTAGGACCGTAAAGGTGGATGCTTACTACAAACCCGTTCGTGGATTCGGGAAAGTAGCTGTCTATGTCATAAAAGCGAGTAGGAAAAATACATCAGGGATAAAAACAGATGAGGTTTTATCAAGTTTGGTAAATCTCCCCGAAACAGCTGAAACTTGGTATGAAGCCCTCCAAAATGTTTACGACCGCGGTTTACGAATGGATCCTGATACCCTTTTTATTGCTGATGGTCATAAGGGAATTAGAAAGGCGCTGAGCCAAGTATATCCCCAAGCAGGTTTTCAAGGGTGTCAATTCCACAAAATGATGAATCTTTACCAGGCCTTCAGAAAGGATAGACCGAGAAAAAAAGGAGTGAAGTGGGAACCCATCCGAAGCTGGATTTATCAAGACATTTTTCATGTTCTTGACAAAAAAGAAGCCCTTCATGGCTTTGATATGCTTTAG
- the yabQ gene encoding spore cortex biosynthesis protein YabQ, with protein sequence MSLFTQFRSLGLLVVTGMGLGLLLDLQRAWIQVLRLRGILLVFADILYWVWVTGVIFCAFFLANRGEVRFVLLVALLLGFCGYQGMLHHTFSSWCVCWVRWVSFIVKIIANCIKFTIILLLVVLQWLLYTLARPFVLLWKFLCWMWKPLRRFFPSFPSSPRNSELSDEIEDSKEEDL encoded by the coding sequence GTGAGTTTGTTCACCCAATTCCGTTCGTTGGGGTTGCTGGTAGTGACGGGGATGGGCTTAGGTTTATTACTTGATCTCCAGCGGGCTTGGATCCAGGTATTACGTTTACGAGGTATTCTTCTAGTGTTTGCGGATATCCTGTATTGGGTATGGGTTACAGGGGTAATTTTTTGTGCTTTTTTTCTTGCCAATCGAGGTGAGGTTCGTTTTGTGCTATTAGTGGCTCTTTTGTTGGGTTTTTGTGGATACCAAGGTATGTTGCATCATACCTTTTCGTCTTGGTGTGTGTGTTGGGTGCGATGGGTGAGTTTCATAGTAAAAATTATAGCTAATTGTATTAAATTTACTATAATCCTGTTATTAGTAGTTCTGCAGTGGTTGCTATATACCTTGGCCCGTCCCTTTGTATTGCTTTGGAAATTTTTGTGTTGGATGTGGAAACCTCTTCGTCGCTTTTTTCCTTCCTTTCCTTCATCCCCTAGAAATTCTGAATTATCCGATGAAATCGAGGATTCCAAAGAGGAGGATTTGTGA
- a CDS encoding YabP/YqfC family sporulation protein, with the protein MVVYGSYREGVGVEVEDTRARKPHEIVITNRGIARVTGVVGVESFDSEGFLLQTDYGYLGIRGQDLQLRGLDLEQGMVEMEGRLLDVSYLDDAPGVVGRGQRGLWGRLFA; encoded by the coding sequence GTGGTTGTCTATGGTTCATACAGGGAAGGGGTTGGTGTAGAGGTGGAGGATACACGGGCGCGTAAACCCCATGAAATTGTGATTACCAATCGGGGTATTGCTCGCGTTACAGGTGTGGTAGGTGTGGAAAGTTTCGATAGCGAGGGTTTCCTATTACAGACGGATTATGGCTATCTTGGGATCCGGGGTCAGGACCTGCAGCTGCGGGGCTTGGACTTGGAACAAGGAATGGTAGAGATGGAGGGCCGTTTACTTGATGTTAGCTACTTGGATGATGCGCCTGGCGTTGTAGGGCGTGGTCAGAGGGGCTTGTGGGGACGGTTGTTTGCGTGA
- a CDS encoding S4 domain-containing protein, with protein MRVDLFLKVSRLIKRRGVAKEACEQKRVWVNGRPVKPGAELSLGDTIELHLGRRRVTVKVVRFSKVVRKEEASSLYQLVAEEYSSAVGGKTGDFGVQNSPIGNDDGWMEGGGRRR; from the coding sequence TTGCGTGTTGATTTATTTCTTAAGGTTTCTCGCTTGATCAAGAGACGGGGGGTGGCCAAAGAAGCTTGTGAACAGAAGCGCGTGTGGGTCAACGGCCGTCCCGTTAAGCCGGGGGCGGAACTTTCCCTCGGGGATACCATCGAGTTGCATTTGGGGAGAAGACGTGTGACTGTCAAGGTTGTGCGGTTCTCTAAAGTGGTTCGAAAGGAGGAGGCATCTTCCTTGTATCAATTAGTAGCAGAGGAGTATTCCTCAGCCGTGGGGGGGAAAACGGGGGATTTTGGGGTACAGAATTCCCCTATCGGTAATGATGATGGATGGATGGAAGGTGGGGGTCGGCGTCGTTAG
- a CDS encoding amidase domain-containing protein, which produces MVQHPHQLSLLFSTVFNDIHDSPTDNPMVSKGNGNTPSREGPPQKTDALHPIRALATALDWQENEEKNYQITELTQKIAHNAATPEDLIALRELQPHTEQGKRAQENLDTVIHTLLPNDNGEGNIPPPTHITKRFYRPNVAISYAHRWAFARNEEPNYRYFSRLLQCKNCWRDCTNFVSQTLHAGGLAPHYGDHYATSSWYPAKIEWNREEVQRTTPPSITWSIADSLQRHLAQRGAKSIQTTPTMGEKSLSLAAYKTLYTHLEIGDPLFGDWAGDGDFDHVAIISKRGPLSNGEGGQPYPHMLYVTQHTPNRKDHPITVWFAGNHQARLKGYSISSLSAQHFLPQE; this is translated from the coding sequence ATGGTGCAACATCCACACCAGCTCTCATTACTCTTCAGCACGGTTTTCAACGATATACATGACAGCCCAACGGATAACCCAATGGTATCAAAGGGGAACGGAAATACACCATCCCGTGAAGGGCCTCCACAAAAAACAGACGCTCTTCATCCTATCCGCGCATTGGCCACCGCCTTAGATTGGCAAGAGAATGAGGAAAAAAATTATCAAATTACTGAATTGACACAAAAAATTGCCCATAACGCAGCCACACCAGAAGACCTGATTGCACTGCGCGAACTACAACCCCACACCGAACAAGGAAAAAGGGCACAAGAGAATCTCGATACGGTCATCCACACTCTACTACCCAACGACAACGGGGAAGGAAATATCCCTCCTCCAACCCACATAACAAAACGCTTCTACCGGCCCAATGTGGCTATTTCCTATGCCCACAGGTGGGCCTTTGCCCGCAATGAGGAACCCAACTACCGATATTTCTCCCGCCTACTTCAATGCAAGAACTGTTGGAGGGACTGCACCAACTTTGTTTCACAAACCCTTCACGCAGGGGGCCTGGCCCCACACTATGGGGATCATTATGCAACTTCATCATGGTATCCTGCTAAAATTGAATGGAATAGGGAGGAAGTACAAAGGACCACCCCACCCTCCATCACCTGGAGCATAGCCGATTCTCTGCAACGCCATCTCGCACAACGGGGAGCAAAATCCATACAAACTACCCCTACGATGGGGGAAAAATCCCTCTCCCTAGCTGCCTATAAAACCCTGTACACCCACTTGGAAATTGGGGATCCCCTTTTCGGCGACTGGGCAGGGGATGGGGACTTTGATCATGTTGCCATCATCAGCAAAAGAGGACCTCTTTCGAACGGGGAAGGAGGACAACCATATCCCCATATGCTCTATGTAACCCAACACACCCCAAACCGTAAGGACCATCCCATTACCGTCTGGTTTGCAGGAAACCACCAAGCACGCCTGAAGGGATACTCCATCAGTAGCCTCTCTGCACAGCATTTTCTACCCCAGGAATAA
- a CDS encoding putative polysaccharide biosynthesis protein: MGVEQEWTEGVEGLVRLFRGAMILIVASIVSKVLGSVYRFIYQQEVGNVGFFIYHQVSVVYHSLIVFAVVGFPLAVSKLVAECRARYDEAGALRVLRSSLGLLMIIGGVCFLCFFFGAPIIAGLMQSPDLMTLPIQSISFSFLVIPAISALRGFFQGHEVMFPTAGSEVAEQLVKVCTVIGAAVFLTGEAIPLPMSEAVRAGAGALFGYFTGGCSALLLLIGCYFFTKRWMRPFPSSSSPLPIPVDRRRPDSSYSLFGTWWSLLGVAFPMCIVAFFQSLHTSLGSFIIPNVLISWGVEDWVGSGRRAMAIFNKPQPLLHGGSTIFTALNMAALPSVVASLQLSDRTLAREQVERVLRFTWVVGLLASIGLAMLSRPLNMFLYANDEATGYLVLLSFTTLFSGLTSIAATLLQAEGNLYRPVLYLVPGLVVRVLGYFLFIPDFGLYGAAAAGLLAYMVSAYVSVRGLVRKFSLRGRIWGWLPASLSASFLAIGVGMALYRVLESLGLGVSRFGATVEVLVVGMAILLAFAWPCHKMNLFTWGEFRSFWRRPAAGNQVP; encoded by the coding sequence ATGGGGGTTGAACAAGAGTGGACAGAAGGGGTAGAGGGATTAGTGCGTCTTTTCCGTGGGGCGATGATCCTCATTGTTGCATCTATCGTCAGTAAGGTACTGGGGTCAGTATATCGTTTCATTTATCAGCAAGAGGTTGGGAACGTGGGTTTCTTCATTTATCATCAGGTTTCCGTTGTTTACCATAGCCTGATCGTTTTTGCTGTGGTGGGTTTTCCCCTGGCCGTTTCCAAGTTAGTCGCTGAGTGCCGTGCTCGCTACGATGAAGCGGGGGCCTTGCGGGTCCTACGTTCCTCCCTAGGGTTACTCATGATTATAGGTGGGGTTTGCTTTTTGTGTTTCTTTTTTGGTGCGCCTATCATTGCTGGTTTGATGCAGAGTCCGGATTTGATGACCCTGCCTATCCAATCCATATCCTTCTCCTTTCTCGTCATTCCCGCTATTTCCGCATTGCGGGGCTTTTTTCAAGGCCATGAGGTTATGTTTCCCACTGCGGGTTCTGAGGTAGCGGAGCAACTGGTGAAGGTGTGTACGGTTATCGGTGCTGCTGTTTTCCTTACAGGGGAGGCTATTCCTCTTCCGATGTCGGAGGCGGTTCGGGCAGGGGCTGGTGCCCTGTTTGGTTATTTCACAGGGGGGTGTTCGGCCTTACTGTTGTTGATCGGTTGTTACTTTTTTACGAAGCGCTGGATGCGTCCTTTCCCCTCCTCTTCCTCCCCTTTACCTATTCCAGTAGATCGTCGTCGCCCCGATTCTTCCTATTCCCTTTTTGGGACTTGGTGGTCCTTGTTGGGGGTGGCTTTCCCCATGTGTATCGTAGCGTTTTTCCAGTCCCTACACACCTCATTGGGATCATTCATCATTCCTAACGTTCTGATCTCCTGGGGGGTGGAGGACTGGGTTGGTAGCGGTAGAAGGGCTATGGCTATTTTCAATAAGCCTCAGCCTTTGCTCCACGGGGGTTCCACAATTTTTACAGCCCTCAATATGGCAGCTCTTCCTAGTGTAGTAGCTTCCCTACAGTTATCCGATCGTACATTGGCCAGAGAGCAAGTGGAACGTGTCTTGAGGTTTACCTGGGTGGTGGGTTTGCTTGCTTCAATTGGATTGGCAATGCTTTCTAGGCCATTGAATATGTTTTTGTATGCCAATGACGAGGCAACGGGGTATCTTGTTTTGTTGAGCTTCACAACATTGTTCTCTGGTCTTACATCTATAGCAGCGACTCTTTTGCAGGCGGAGGGTAATCTGTACAGGCCCGTTCTTTACCTGGTTCCGGGTCTAGTGGTACGCGTGCTTGGGTATTTCCTCTTCATTCCTGATTTCGGATTGTATGGGGCCGCTGCGGCAGGTCTCCTGGCCTATATGGTATCGGCCTACGTCAGTGTGCGCGGTCTCGTAAGGAAGTTTTCTCTGCGGGGGAGGATATGGGGGTGGTTACCCGCCAGTCTTTCTGCCAGTTTCTTAGCAATTGGTGTAGGTATGGCCCTGTATCGGGTTCTGGAATCCCTTGGGTTAGGGGTTTCCCGTTTTGGTGCAACTGTGGAGGTTTTAGTTGTGGGTATGGCGATCCTCTTGGCGTTTGCCTGGCCCTGTCATAAAATGAATCTTTTTACATGGGGGGAGTTTCGATCCTTCTGGAGGAGACCCGCCGCGGGGAATCAAGTGCCATGA
- the spoVT gene encoding stage V sporulation protein T produces MKATGIVRRIDDLGRVVIPKEIRRTLRIREGDPLEIFVDRDGEVILKKYSPIGELGDFAQEYAEALYESLHHATLICDRDTVISVAGVLKKDYVDKPVSELLENCMDQRRTHLEAQGGRAEIVRNQGEEYQSYVIVPIISGGDPIGAVVLFSKQEGTVMGDTETKLASTAAVFLGKQMEH; encoded by the coding sequence ATGAAGGCAACGGGCATTGTGCGCCGAATCGATGATTTGGGGCGTGTGGTAATTCCTAAGGAAATCCGTCGAACCCTTCGTATCCGGGAGGGCGATCCCCTCGAGATTTTTGTAGATCGGGATGGGGAGGTTATCCTAAAAAAATATTCCCCTATCGGGGAACTAGGGGATTTCGCTCAGGAATATGCAGAGGCACTTTATGAGAGTTTACATCATGCTACATTGATCTGTGACAGGGATACTGTCATATCGGTGGCGGGTGTCCTCAAGAAGGATTATGTGGACAAACCCGTGAGTGAACTTCTGGAGAATTGTATGGATCAACGGCGTACCCACCTCGAGGCCCAAGGGGGTAGGGCTGAGATCGTACGAAATCAGGGTGAGGAGTATCAGTCCTATGTGATCGTACCCATTATTTCTGGTGGTGACCCGATCGGTGCTGTTGTCCTTTTTTCCAAACAGGAGGGTACCGTTATGGGGGATACGGAAACGAAGTTGGCCAGTACAGCTGCAGTTTTCTTAGGAAAACAAATGGAACATTGA
- a CDS encoding ATP-binding cassette domain-containing protein: MLQLSAKAPEGITAILGNPGAGKSILIRMTALEQVPDDGHIAYTGIYDEPFLWKLGNAHRKISQATGLRHHLHYLPIRGRIATMQTVENILLQAAQSKKWPQPRLLCRREIMQGGLARYRHRPACTLMGSTWKKFMIIRSRLLQPVFWLLDEPTYGLDPLGKQLLERALQERPKNSVTVLSTTYDLKLAERADHLILLDNGICKQHGKKNLLIASIPEKTVTAWYKNMHTTCFNSHRPSLPGQIHPPPHP; encoded by the coding sequence TTGCTCCAACTGTCGGCAAAAGCACCGGAGGGAATCACTGCTATTCTAGGAAATCCGGGTGCAGGAAAGTCCATCCTGATACGTATGACTGCCCTGGAACAAGTCCCTGATGATGGACATATTGCTTATACCGGTATCTACGATGAGCCCTTCCTATGGAAATTAGGCAACGCCCACCGCAAAATAAGCCAGGCGACTGGATTACGCCATCATCTCCATTATCTACCTATTCGTGGACGAATCGCTACTATGCAAACCGTAGAAAACATCCTCCTACAGGCAGCCCAGTCCAAAAAATGGCCCCAACCGCGACTCCTTTGTCGGCGTGAAATTATGCAAGGGGGACTCGCCCGCTACCGCCATAGACCCGCTTGTACCCTAATGGGTTCAACTTGGAAAAAATTCATGATCATCCGTTCCAGACTATTGCAACCCGTCTTCTGGCTTCTGGACGAGCCCACATATGGCCTGGATCCCCTAGGGAAACAGCTACTGGAAAGGGCTTTGCAAGAACGTCCTAAAAACAGTGTAACCGTTCTCTCCACCACGTACGATCTAAAATTGGCAGAGCGGGCCGACCACCTCATCCTCCTAGACAATGGTATCTGCAAACAACATGGAAAAAAAAATCTCCTCATTGCCTCTATCCCCGAAAAAACGGTCACCGCATGGTATAAAAATATGCATACAACTTGTTTCAACTCCCATCGTCCCTCTCTCCCAGGGCAAATTCATCCACCGCCACACCCGTAA